Genomic window (Sphingomonas sp. OV641):
CCTCGAGCTGGCGGCGACGGCAGCCGTGGCGGCGCTGCGCCGCGCCGGTATCGCGGCGGAGGCCACGATCGAGGGCAGCCCGCGCAAGCGCTTCGACAAGGCGCTGAAGCGCAAGCCGTCGCAGACGTACAGCCTGTCGTTGCGGGATGGCGCGCTCACCCATGCCCAGCGGGCTTATGGCGCGGATCAGGATGCGCTTGATCGCGTCCGCGCGATCGTGGAACCGATGGTCGTCGCGCAGCAATGACCGCCATTTCGCTTGAACGCATCCGCCAGATCGAGGCGCGGCGGGACGAGCTTGCCGCGCAGATGGCCACCGGGGATCTTCCCGGCGATCGCTTCGTAGCGGTGTCGAAGGAATATGCCGAGATTGAGCCCGTGGCTCAGGCCGCGGCGGAGGTGCGCCGGCTGCGGCAGGAGGCCGACAGTCTCGCCTTCATGACCGGCGATGCCGATGCCGAGCTTCGCGCCATGGCCGAGGAGGAGTTGCGCGAGAACAAAGCCGCGCTGGAATTGGCCGACCGCAAGCTCGCGCTGGCGCTGTTGCCGCGCGACGCGGCGGACGAACGCTCGGCGATGCTGGAAGTGCGCGCCGGCACCGGGGGTGACGAGGCCGCGCTGTTCGCCGGCGACCTGTTCCGCATGTATCAGCGCTATGCCGAAAATCAGGGCTGGCGGGTGGAGCTGATCTCCGCGTCGGACAGCGATGCGGGCGGCTACAAGGAAGTGGTCGCCTCCGTCACCGGCTCGGGTGTGTTCGCCAAGCTGAAGTTCGAAAGCGGCGTGCACCGGGTGCAGCGCGTGCCGGTGACGGAGAGCGGTGGCCGGATCCACACGTCGGCGGCCACTGTGGCGGTGTTGCCCGAGGCCGAGGATGTGGACGTGCAGATCGACGACAAGGATCTGCGGATCGACATCTACCGTTCGTCAGGTCCGGGCGGGCAATCGGTAAACACGACCGATTCCGCCGTGCGCATCGTTCATATCCCGACGGGGCTGACGGTGATTCAGCAGGACGAAAAGTCCCAGCACAAGAACAAGGCCAAGGCGCTGAAGGTCCTGCGCACCCGCCTCTATGAGATGGAGCGCGAGCGTCTCCATGCCGAGCGGGCGGGCGCACGCAAGTCGATGGTCGGCAGCGGCGACCGGTCGGAGCGAATCCGGACCTACAATTTCCCGCAAGGGCGCGTAACCGATCAT
Coding sequences:
- the prfA gene encoding peptide chain release factor 1 — translated: MTAISLERIRQIEARRDELAAQMATGDLPGDRFVAVSKEYAEIEPVAQAAAEVRRLRQEADSLAFMTGDADAELRAMAEEELRENKAALELADRKLALALLPRDAADERSAMLEVRAGTGGDEAALFAGDLFRMYQRYAENQGWRVELISASDSDAGGYKEVVASVTGSGVFAKLKFESGVHRVQRVPVTESGGRIHTSAATVAVLPEAEDVDVQIDDKDLRIDIYRSSGPGGQSVNTTDSAVRIVHIPTGLTVIQQDEKSQHKNKAKALKVLRTRLYEMERERLHAERAGARKSMVGSGDRSERIRTYNFPQGRVTDHRINLTLHRLPEILAGDMDELIGALIAEDEAERLATLDG